A genomic stretch from Poecilia reticulata strain Guanapo linkage group LG20, Guppy_female_1.0+MT, whole genome shotgun sequence includes:
- the gpr141 gene encoding probable G-protein coupled receptor 141 isoform X2, with protein sequence MDSSVTPQHPSTSMMTQNVTPTATSENGTAAPSPDFHITLMVIYSVVLLCGTVSLSLMMHILKSSAASATSITVFNLIFAHFIFLLTVPFRIYYYVTNEWKLGPEWCKMVSAMIHIHMYMSFLLYMIILVTRLWPHYCRTRQVEPLGRMQALIGSVVMWVIVLILIPCITFPFYGKSYQDKNSTQCFHFAESIKSAEVLNYILSTLVIVVAVVLTALQASILWTLYKRDRQGCRSQQDFGAQLKSLCFTLIMLICFVPYHSFRLYYIGQPELEPINEVLLSLTTFNCLDMLTFLGRRTFHMCFRRRTV encoded by the coding sequence ATGGATTCCAGCGTGACCCCGCAGCATCCGTCTACCTCCATGATGACTCAGAACGTCACGCCAACCGCTACGTCTGAGAATGGAACCGCTGCTCCATCCCCAGATTTTCACATTACCCTCATGGTCATCTACTCTGTGGTTCTGCTGTGCGGTACGGTCAGCCTGAGCCTGATGATGCACATCTTgaagtccagtgctgcttctgcCACCTCCATTACCGTGTTTAACCTCATTTTCGCCCACTTCATCTTCCTTCTGACGGTGCCCTTCAGAATTTACTATTATGTCACCAACGAGTGGAAGTTGGGTCCTGAGTGGTGTAAAATGGTGAGCGCTATGATCCACATTCACATGTACATGTCTTTTTTGCTCTACATGATCATCCTCGTCACACGCTTGTGGCCACACTACTGCAGGACCAGGCAGGTGGAGCCCTTAGGCAGAATGCAAGCACTCATCGGCAGTGTAGTGATGTGGGTCATTGTGCTCATCTTAATCCCTTGCAtcacttttcctttttatggCAAGTCATATCAAGATAAAAATTCCACTCAATGCTTTCATTTTGCAGAAAGCATAAAATCTGCCGAAGTGCTGAACTACATATTAAGCACACTGGTGATAGTGGTTGCTGTTGTGTTGACAGCCCTTCAGGCCAGCATCCTGTGGACTCTGTACAAAAGGGACCGCCAGGGATGCAGGTCTCAGCAAGACTTCGGGGCTCAGCTGAAGAGCCTCTGCTTCACACTGATCATGCTAATCTGCTTCGTTCCCTACCATAGTTTCCGGCTGTATTACATCGGGCAACCTGAGCTTGAACCTATCAACGAAGTCTTACTGAGCCTGACCACTTTCAACTGTTTGGACATGCTCACCTTCCTGGGGAGGAGAACATTCCACATGTGCTTTAGAAGAAGGACTGTGTGA
- the gpr141 gene encoding probable G-protein coupled receptor 141 isoform X1, with translation MQVCRMDSSVTPQHPSTSMMTQNVTPTATSENGTAAPSPDFHITLMVIYSVVLLCGTVSLSLMMHILKSSAASATSITVFNLIFAHFIFLLTVPFRIYYYVTNEWKLGPEWCKMVSAMIHIHMYMSFLLYMIILVTRLWPHYCRTRQVEPLGRMQALIGSVVMWVIVLILIPCITFPFYGKSYQDKNSTQCFHFAESIKSAEVLNYILSTLVIVVAVVLTALQASILWTLYKRDRQGCRSQQDFGAQLKSLCFTLIMLICFVPYHSFRLYYIGQPELEPINEVLLSLTTFNCLDMLTFLGRRTFHMCFRRRTV, from the exons ATGCAAGTATGCAG GATGGATTCCAGCGTGACCCCGCAGCATCCGTCTACCTCCATGATGACTCAGAACGTCACGCCAACCGCTACGTCTGAGAATGGAACCGCTGCTCCATCCCCAGATTTTCACATTACCCTCATGGTCATCTACTCTGTGGTTCTGCTGTGCGGTACGGTCAGCCTGAGCCTGATGATGCACATCTTgaagtccagtgctgcttctgcCACCTCCATTACCGTGTTTAACCTCATTTTCGCCCACTTCATCTTCCTTCTGACGGTGCCCTTCAGAATTTACTATTATGTCACCAACGAGTGGAAGTTGGGTCCTGAGTGGTGTAAAATGGTGAGCGCTATGATCCACATTCACATGTACATGTCTTTTTTGCTCTACATGATCATCCTCGTCACACGCTTGTGGCCACACTACTGCAGGACCAGGCAGGTGGAGCCCTTAGGCAGAATGCAAGCACTCATCGGCAGTGTAGTGATGTGGGTCATTGTGCTCATCTTAATCCCTTGCAtcacttttcctttttatggCAAGTCATATCAAGATAAAAATTCCACTCAATGCTTTCATTTTGCAGAAAGCATAAAATCTGCCGAAGTGCTGAACTACATATTAAGCACACTGGTGATAGTGGTTGCTGTTGTGTTGACAGCCCTTCAGGCCAGCATCCTGTGGACTCTGTACAAAAGGGACCGCCAGGGATGCAGGTCTCAGCAAGACTTCGGGGCTCAGCTGAAGAGCCTCTGCTTCACACTGATCATGCTAATCTGCTTCGTTCCCTACCATAGTTTCCGGCTGTATTACATCGGGCAACCTGAGCTTGAACCTATCAACGAAGTCTTACTGAGCCTGACCACTTTCAACTGTTTGGACATGCTCACCTTCCTGGGGAGGAGAACATTCCACATGTGCTTTAGAAGAAGGACTGTGTGA